A part of Methanofollis sp. genomic DNA contains:
- a CDS encoding glutamate--tRNA ligase → MDTDVRRVLYIYALQNAVKHGNVPNAKAVMGKVLGTHPELRPHAKDIPALLAGVLDEVAALPKESWQAKLQEIAPELVAEMNEVRKETKKELPPLEGAENGVVMRFAPNPSGPLHLGHARAAFLNDAYVKRYGGRYVLRIEDTDPRRVDPEAYEMVQEDIRNLGLGITDIVYQSDRMEIYYDLCRQLIELGGAYVCTCDAERFRELKLAKTACPCRSHTVEENLDLWDQMLAGKFAEGQVTVRVKTDLTHPDPAMRDFSIFRIVDSPAHPRIDARVYPLMNFSVVADDHLLGITHVIRGKDHIANTRRQQYIYDYFGWKAPVYRHYGRMGIEGVVLSTSSMREGINAGTYTGWDDIHLGTLRAIARRGIEPEAVKEAVLEIGIGETDISFSWENLYAKNKAIVDPSSDRFFFVPEPVRVTVEDAPAQTAEIPLYPGKESRGVRKLTFEGAVVLPEAEVASAGMIRLKDLFNIEMRGEGQAVYAGDDLAAARAAKAPIVQWLPDGTGIPCTVLTPDGTLIGLCEPAVARYAGKTVQFERVGFVRIDRADEKGVVGYFSHR, encoded by the coding sequence ATGGACACCGATGTCAGGAGAGTTCTGTATATCTACGCGCTCCAGAACGCGGTAAAACATGGCAATGTGCCGAATGCAAAGGCAGTGATGGGGAAGGTGCTCGGCACCCACCCAGAACTCCGCCCGCATGCAAAGGATATCCCGGCCCTCCTCGCCGGGGTGCTCGACGAGGTCGCGGCCCTGCCGAAGGAGTCATGGCAGGCAAAACTCCAGGAAATCGCTCCCGAACTTGTGGCCGAGATGAACGAGGTCAGGAAGGAGACGAAGAAGGAGCTCCCGCCCCTTGAAGGCGCCGAAAATGGTGTCGTGATGCGTTTTGCGCCCAACCCCTCCGGACCCCTGCACCTGGGGCACGCCAGGGCGGCCTTCCTGAACGATGCCTATGTGAAGAGGTACGGCGGGAGGTATGTCCTGCGGATCGAGGACACCGACCCACGGCGGGTAGACCCCGAGGCCTATGAGATGGTCCAGGAAGACATCAGGAATCTGGGCCTTGGCATCACCGATATCGTCTACCAGAGCGACAGGATGGAGATTTACTACGATCTCTGCCGGCAGCTCATCGAACTCGGCGGGGCCTATGTCTGCACCTGCGACGCGGAAAGGTTCAGGGAACTGAAACTCGCGAAGACGGCCTGTCCATGCCGTTCCCACACTGTCGAGGAGAACCTGGACCTCTGGGACCAGATGCTCGCCGGAAAGTTTGCCGAGGGGCAGGTGACAGTGCGGGTGAAGACCGACCTGACGCATCCCGACCCGGCGATGCGCGATTTCTCCATCTTCAGGATCGTGGACAGCCCGGCCCACCCGCGGATCGATGCTCGCGTCTATCCCCTGATGAACTTCTCGGTCGTGGCCGACGACCACCTCCTCGGCATCACCCATGTGATCCGGGGCAAGGACCATATCGCGAACACCCGCCGCCAGCAGTACATCTATGACTACTTCGGCTGGAAGGCGCCGGTGTACCGCCACTACGGCAGGATGGGTATCGAGGGGGTCGTCCTCTCGACCTCGTCGATGCGCGAGGGAATCAACGCCGGCACGTACACGGGCTGGGACGACATCCACCTCGGCACCCTGAGAGCGATCGCACGCCGGGGCATCGAGCCCGAAGCGGTGAAGGAGGCGGTCCTCGAGATCGGTATCGGCGAGACTGACATCTCCTTCTCCTGGGAAAATCTGTACGCGAAGAACAAGGCGATCGTCGACCCGTCGTCAGACCGCTTCTTCTTTGTGCCCGAACCTGTACGGGTGACTGTCGAGGATGCACCGGCACAGACAGCCGAGATCCCGCTGTACCCTGGCAAAGAGAGCCGCGGCGTGCGGAAACTCACCTTTGAGGGCGCAGTCGTGCTGCCGGAGGCTGAGGTCGCCAGCGCCGGGATGATCAGGCTGAAGGATCTCTTCAATATCGAGATGAGAGGCGAGGGACAGGCGGTTTATGCCGGCGACGACCTTGCGGCGGCGCGGGCGGCGAAGGCCCCGATCGTCCAGTGGCTCCCCGATGGAACGGGCATCCCCTGCACCGTCCTCACCCCGGACGGCACGCTCATCGGCCTCTGCGAGCCCGCGGTTGCCCGCTATGCGGGGAAGACCGTCCAGTTTGAGCGGGTCGGCTTTGTCCGGATCGAC
- the fni gene encoding type 2 isopentenyl-diphosphate Delta-isomerase: MKESTQTSSRKLDHLRICCEKQVEVGSAGFEDVRLVHAALPECDLDAIRLETRFLGARLAAPLFIAAMTGGHPATTEVNRRLARVSERFGLAIGVGSQRAALEHPDLAESFSVVRDEAPHAFICANLGAVQLREHGAEWAERAVEMIDADALCVHLNFLQEAIQPEGDHDARGCLAAIADLCEDFKTPVIVKETGAGISKETAGRIWGAGAAAIDLGGFGGTSWAAVEVERAEEDRLRALGKTFLDWGIPTAVSLCEVAGSGPVIATGGVRNGIDIAKALALGADLGGMALPLLKPAMDGEEALTAVVSMVLQELRAAMFLTGAGSVADLRKTRAYITGTTRQMLEE; encoded by the coding sequence ATCAAAGAGAGTACACAGACGTCCTCACGGAAGCTGGACCACCTGCGGATCTGCTGCGAGAAGCAGGTCGAGGTCGGCAGCGCAGGCTTTGAAGACGTCAGACTGGTGCATGCTGCCCTTCCAGAATGTGACCTTGATGCGATCAGGCTGGAGACCAGGTTTCTCGGCGCACGCCTTGCGGCGCCGCTCTTCATCGCTGCCATGACAGGCGGCCACCCTGCAACGACCGAGGTCAACAGGCGGCTCGCACGGGTTTCGGAGAGATTCGGCCTTGCAATAGGCGTCGGGTCGCAACGCGCGGCCCTCGAACACCCGGATCTTGCAGAGAGTTTCTCGGTCGTGCGCGACGAGGCGCCTCATGCCTTCATCTGCGCCAACCTCGGCGCGGTGCAGTTGCGGGAGCACGGGGCAGAGTGGGCCGAGCGCGCGGTGGAGATGATCGATGCCGACGCCCTCTGCGTTCACCTGAACTTCCTGCAGGAGGCGATCCAGCCCGAGGGCGACCACGATGCCCGCGGCTGCCTCGCCGCCATCGCCGACCTCTGCGAGGACTTCAAGACGCCGGTGATCGTCAAGGAGACCGGAGCAGGCATCTCGAAGGAGACGGCCGGCCGAATCTGGGGCGCAGGCGCCGCAGCGATCGACCTCGGCGGTTTCGGCGGCACCTCATGGGCGGCGGTCGAGGTCGAGAGGGCCGAAGAAGATCGTCTGCGGGCCCTCGGAAAGACGTTCCTCGACTGGGGCATCCCGACAGCGGTGAGCCTCTGCGAGGTGGCGGGAAGCGGCCCGGTGATCGCCACCGGAGGCGTGCGGAATGGAATAGACATCGCGAAGGCTCTCGCACTCGGGGCCGACCTCGGCGGGATGGCCCTGCCCCTGCTGAAACCCGCGATGGACGGAGAAGAGGCGCTTACGGCGGTCGTATCAATGGTCCTGCAGGAACTGCGGGCCGCCATGTTCCTCACCGGAGCCGGCAGCGTTGCCGATCTCAGGAAAACACGGGCTTATATCACCGGTACGACCCGGCAGATGCTCGAAGAATAG
- a CDS encoding polyprenyl synthetase family protein, protein MSDLKTYLEKTAEQVDIALERNFGDVFGDLYKASAHLLLAGGKRLRPAVLLLAANAVKPGRADDLITAAIAVEMTHTFTLIHDDIMDGDVTRRGVPTVHTKWDEPTAILAGDVLYAKSFEYITHALAEDRARVKAVTLLARTCTEICEGQHQDMAFEQKGAEVEAADYIEMAGKKTGALYAAAAAIGGTLAGGNAMQVDSLYQYGMNAGIAFQIQDDLIDLLAPPETSGKDRASDLREGKQTLIAITARERGLDLSKYRHTLTGTEIDAAIAELEEAGVIDEVRRAAEERVATAKRSLSVLPKSMERTYLEEIADYFLTRSF, encoded by the coding sequence ATGAGTGATCTGAAGACCTATCTTGAGAAAACCGCCGAGCAGGTCGACATCGCGCTCGAGCGGAATTTTGGAGACGTATTCGGCGACCTCTATAAGGCGAGCGCCCATCTCCTGCTCGCGGGCGGCAAGCGCCTGCGCCCGGCGGTGCTGCTCCTTGCAGCCAACGCCGTGAAACCAGGTCGTGCCGACGACCTGATCACCGCGGCGATCGCGGTCGAGATGACCCACACATTCACCCTTATCCATGACGACATCATGGACGGGGACGTGACACGGCGGGGCGTGCCGACGGTCCACACGAAGTGGGACGAACCGACGGCGATCCTGGCGGGCGACGTGCTGTATGCGAAGTCCTTCGAGTACATCACCCATGCCCTCGCCGAGGACAGGGCGCGGGTGAAGGCGGTGACACTCCTTGCCCGGACCTGTACGGAGATCTGCGAGGGGCAGCACCAGGATATGGCCTTCGAGCAGAAGGGCGCAGAGGTCGAGGCGGCCGACTATATCGAAATGGCCGGGAAGAAGACCGGTGCCCTCTATGCAGCGGCGGCAGCGATCGGCGGAACCCTTGCCGGCGGGAATGCCATGCAGGTGGATTCTCTCTACCAGTACGGCATGAATGCCGGGATCGCCTTCCAGATCCAGGACGACCTCATCGACCTCCTGGCCCCCCCGGAGACGAGCGGAAAGGACAGGGCATCCGACCTCCGCGAGGGGAAGCAGACCCTCATCGCCATCACCGCACGGGAGAGGGGCCTCGACCTCTCGAAGTACCGCCATACTCTCACCGGCACCGAGATCGACGCGGCGATCGCAGAACTCGAAGAGGCGGGCGTGATCGACGAGGTGCGGCGGGCCGCGGAGGAGAGGGTCGCGACGGCAAAGCGCTCTCTCTCTGTCCTGCCCAAATCGATGGAACGCACATATCTTGAGGAAATCGCGGATTACTTCCTGACACGGAGTTTCTAA
- a CDS encoding isopentenyl phosphate kinase — MDEKVILLKFGGSIITDKAGTGAVDHARLAALAGEIAQRPGLRLVLVHGAGSCGHPEAARYRLQERVGPANKEGIAVTHEAVAGLNRAVVAALREHGVDAVGIHPLAGCRADNGHLISCEHLPIVQLVRLGITPVLHGDVVMDASRGACIISGDQIIRYLAVALGAARVGLATDVPGVLDNGAVVPVITRDTVGRLSIGCSGNTDVTGGMKGKITELLALADEGIESHIFHVSRTAAFLDGKGHGGTIVRK, encoded by the coding sequence ATGGATGAAAAGGTTATTCTGCTAAAATTCGGCGGGAGCATCATTACCGACAAGGCCGGAACCGGCGCCGTCGATCATGCCCGCCTTGCCGCTCTTGCCGGAGAGATCGCACAGCGGCCCGGCCTCAGGCTTGTTCTGGTCCACGGGGCCGGGTCATGCGGCCACCCCGAAGCCGCCCGATACCGTCTCCAGGAGAGGGTCGGCCCCGCAAACAAAGAGGGGATCGCCGTCACCCACGAGGCGGTCGCCGGCCTCAACAGGGCGGTCGTGGCCGCGCTGCGTGAGCACGGCGTGGACGCCGTTGGCATCCACCCCCTGGCCGGATGCCGTGCCGACAACGGACACCTCATATCCTGTGAGCACCTACCTATTGTACAACTGGTGCGGCTCGGCATTACCCCGGTTCTTCATGGGGACGTGGTGATGGACGCGAGTCGTGGTGCCTGCATCATTTCAGGCGATCAGATCATCCGGTACCTTGCCGTAGCCCTCGGGGCGGCCCGCGTCGGTCTTGCGACCGACGTGCCCGGCGTCCTTGACAACGGCGCGGTGGTTCCGGTGATCACAAGGGACACAGTCGGACGTCTGTCTATCGGGTGTTCAGGGAACACCGACGTGACCGGCGGGATGAAAGGGAAGATCACGGAACTCCTCGCACTCGCAGACGAGGGTATCGAATCACACATATTCCATGTCTCCCGGACGGCCGCATTCCTCGACGGGAAGGGTCACGGCGGCACGATAGTCAGAAAGTGA
- a CDS encoding RNase J family beta-CASP ribonuclease, with translation MDTEIVAVGGYNEVGRNMTAVRCGKEIVIFDMGIRLDQIMIHEDAEIENMHSLDLIEMKAIPDDTMMNTVEGSVKAIVCTHGHLDHIGAIPKLAHRYNAPIIGTPYTVELIKQQIQGEQKFGVTNKIQVLKAGNRYRISPNLTLEFVKMQHSIIDTVMAVLHTKDGAVVYANDFKLDRTPVIGEPPDFARLRQIGKEGVLALIVESTNIEKKGRCPSERIARDLVRDTITSYEDDKNAIIVSTFSSHISRIKTIAECAHEIGRKPVLLGRSMERYSTAAEQLKLVAFPQSLSVFGNRRTVDRTLRHMMKTGKDKFLPIVTGHQGESGAILTRIAHGDTPYKVEKGDKILFSAKVIPNPMNFGQRHLVETLLKMKGARIFDEIHVSGHAYREDHYELLHLLNPQHIIPSHGNIDMTGEYMRFAEECGYTLNNDIHLLRNGQRVLLK, from the coding sequence ATGGATACAGAAATTGTTGCAGTGGGCGGCTATAACGAAGTCGGCCGGAACATGACCGCCGTCCGGTGCGGAAAAGAGATCGTCATCTTCGATATGGGCATCAGGCTCGACCAGATCATGATCCACGAGGACGCGGAGATCGAGAATATGCACTCCCTCGATCTGATCGAGATGAAGGCCATCCCCGACGACACCATGATGAACACGGTGGAAGGGAGCGTGAAGGCGATCGTCTGCACGCACGGCCACCTCGACCATATCGGGGCGATCCCGAAACTCGCGCACCGGTACAACGCACCCATTATCGGGACACCGTACACGGTCGAACTGATCAAACAGCAGATCCAGGGCGAACAGAAGTTCGGGGTCACCAACAAAATCCAGGTGCTCAAGGCGGGCAACCGGTACCGGATCTCCCCGAACCTCACCCTCGAGTTCGTCAAGATGCAGCACTCGATCATCGACACGGTGATGGCGGTGCTCCACACGAAAGACGGCGCCGTCGTCTATGCAAACGACTTCAAGCTCGACCGGACGCCTGTGATCGGCGAACCGCCCGACTTCGCCCGCCTCCGCCAGATCGGGAAGGAAGGGGTGCTCGCCCTCATCGTCGAGAGCACGAACATCGAGAAGAAGGGCAGGTGTCCGAGCGAACGGATCGCACGCGACCTTGTCAGGGACACGATCACCAGTTACGAAGACGACAAGAACGCGATAATCGTCTCGACCTTCTCTTCACACATTTCACGTATCAAGACGATTGCCGAGTGCGCCCATGAGATCGGGAGAAAGCCAGTCCTTCTCGGCCGCTCGATGGAACGGTATTCGACGGCGGCCGAACAGCTCAAACTGGTCGCGTTCCCCCAGAGCCTCTCGGTCTTCGGGAACAGGCGGACGGTGGACCGCACCCTGCGGCATATGATGAAGACCGGGAAGGACAAGTTCCTCCCGATCGTCACCGGTCACCAGGGTGAGAGCGGCGCCATCCTGACGCGGATCGCCCATGGCGACACGCCGTACAAGGTCGAGAAAGGCGACAAGATCCTCTTCTCAGCCAAAGTGATCCCCAACCCCATGAACTTCGGGCAGCGCCATCTCGTCGAGACCCTCCTGAAGATGAAAGGGGCCAGGATCTTCGATGAAATCCACGTGAGCGGCCACGCGTACCGTGAAGACCACTATGAACTGCTCCATCTCCTGAACCCCCAGCACATCATCCCGTCCCACGGGAACATCGACATGACCGGCGAGTACATGCGGTTTGCCGAGGAGTGCGGTTACACCCTGAACAACGACATCCACCTGCTCAGAAACGGGCAGAGGGTCCTGTTAAAATAA